The DNA region GTCGATCCTCGGGTCGGCCTCTATGCCTCGTTCTGCATAGCGGTCGTGATCGCCTTTGTCGGCGGGCGCTCGGGCATGATTTCGGCCGCCACGGGCGCGATGTCGCTGCTCATGGTCACGCTCGTGAAGGAGCACGGGCTGCAATACCTATTTGCGGCCACCTTGCTCACGGGCGTCATTCAGATCATCGCCGGTTTTCTGAAACTGGGTAATCTTATGCGCTTCGTGGCCCGGTCCGTGGTGATCGGCTTCGTCAATGCGCTCGCGATCCTCATCTTCCTTGCGCAGCTGCCGGAGTTCACGGGGCAAGGCTGGCTCATGTATGCCTGCGTCGCGGGTGGACTCGCGATTATCTACGGCCTGCCGCGGCTGACCAAGGCGGTGCCTTCGCCGCTGGTGTGCATCGTCGTGCTGACGGGGCTCTCCGTGTGGCTGGGGTGGGGCGAAAACAATCTGCTGCGCACGGTTGGAGATATGGGCGCACTGCCTTCGACGCTTCCGGTGTTTCTCTTCCCCGACATTCCGTTCACGTGGGAAACGTTGATGATCATTCTGCCTTACTCGTTGCCGCTGGCGGTGGTGGGTCTGCTGGAGTCGTTGATGACGGCGACGATCGTGGATGATTATACGGATACGGGCAGCGATAAGAACCGGGAATGCACGGGGCAAGGCGTGGCCAACATCGCCTCCGGTTTATTCGGCGGCATGGCCGGATGTGCGATGATCGGCCAGACTGTCATCAACGTGAAGTCCGGCGGACGCGGACGGCTCTCCACGTTTTGGGCGGGGGCATTTTTGCTGTTTCTCATTGTGATGCTCGGTGACTGGGTGGCGCGCATCCCGATGGCTGCGCTGGTCGCGGTGATGATCATGGTGTCGATCGGCACGTTTAGTTGGGCGTCGCTGAAAAACATCCGGGTGTATCCGAAGTCGGCCACGTTTGTGACTTTTGCCACGGTCGCGATCGTCGTCGGCACGCATAATCTGGCGCTTGGCGTGGGGGCGGGCGTGCTCCTGAGCGCGTTGTGCTTCGCGGCGAAGATCGCGCGGCTGCTGCATGTGACCTCGCATTTGAGCGCGGATGGGTCGGAGCGAATTTACCACGTGCGCGGGCAGCTTTTTTTCGCGTCCACGACTGCGTTCGTAGCGGCGTTCGATCTACGGGAAAAACTTCAGAAGGTGACGCTCGATGTCACTCATGCGCATTTTTGGGACACGACCTCGATCAACGCTCTGGATAAGATCGTGATCAAATACCGCCAGCAAGGTGTCACCGTCGAGCTGGTGGGACTGAACGCTGCGAGCAAGGCGATCGTCGAACGGCTGGCGATCTATGACCGGACGGGAGCGGCTGATGCGGTATCCGCGCACTAAACGGATCAGTAGGTGATCTTTTCGCCTGTGAGGGCGGGTGTGGTGGCGGGGGACTTGCGGTGCGCGGAGACGGCTTCGTAGCCGCTGGCGACGGTGATCAATTTTGGCTCGGAGAAGGGGCGGCCGAGGAACTCCATCGCGAAGGGCATGCCGTCGTCGAAGAAGCCGCCGGGGACGATGATGGCGGGGAGGCCGGTGACGGAGGCGAGCTGGTTGCGCGATTCCTGGCGGTTCGTTTTAGGCATGCCGGCGAGGTCCTCGATGCGGTAGGTGCGGAAAGGTAGGACGAGGGCATCGAGTTCATATTTGTCCATGACGCCGATGAGAGCGTCGCGGAGGACCTTCTGGTGTTTGAGAGCGGCGGCGAACTGCGGGTTGCGATCGGGAGCGCCGAGCTTCGCGCTGGCGACGATGGCGGGCTTCACGAGGTCGGGCGCTTTTTCGATCATCTCTTTCACGGAGCGGATGGGCGCGGACGGCGGAAGGGCAGAGAGGTATTTGTCGATGGCGGAGGCGACCTCGTAGGGATAGGCGGAGGCGTCGACTTGGGTTTGATGGAGGACGAGGCCGGTGAGGACGGGATCGACGATGACGGCGCCGGCTTTCTTCATGTCCTCGATGGCTTTTTCGCCGAGAGCAATGCCGTCGGTGTGGAGAGGGCCGGAGCGGATCATCTCGCGGAGGACGCCGATGCGGGCGCCTTTGAGGCCGTCTTTTTTGACGAAGCTCGTGTAGGGCGCTTCGGGGAGTTTTCCGACGGAAGCCTGAGTAGCGAGGTCGGCGGGATCGTATCCGGCAATCGAATCCAGGACGGCGGCGCAGTCGTAGACGGAGCGGGCCATGGGGCCGCCGTTTTCCTGGGAAGGTGAGCTCCACATCATGCCGGTGCGGGAGACGAGGCCGTGGGTGGTGGAGAAGCCGACGAGGTTGTTGAGGGCGGTGGGAATGACGATGGAGCCGGTGGTGTCGGAGCCGAGGCCGACGGTGCCGAACCATGCGGCGATGGCGGAACCGGTGCCGGAGCTGGAGCCGCCGGGGAATTTTTTCAGGTTGTACGGAGTGAGCACCTGGCCGCCGAGGGTGCTGCCGCCGCTGGAAGCGACGCCGTACCAGTCGGATTGATTGAGCTTCGCGAGAACGATGGCTCCGGAGGCGCGGAGGCGGGCGATGACGAAGGAGTCGCGGGAAGGCTGCGACGTTGCCATGGGCTTGAAGCCGCCGGAGGTGGGCATGTCGGCGGTGTCGTAGACGTCCTTGGCGAGGACGACGATACCGTGCAGCGGGGAGCGAGGGCCTTTGGCTTTACGCTCGGCGTCGAGGGCGCGGGCTTCGGCGAGGGCGGCGGCGCGGTCTTTGAGGGTGATAATGGTGTTCAGTGCCGGGCCCTTTTTATCGTAGGCGTCGATGCGGGCGAGGGAGAGCTGGACGAGTTTTTCGGAGGTGAGCGCGCCGGAGTCGAAGGCGGCGTTGAGGTCCGAGATCGTTGCTGTGGAGAGATCGAACTGCGCGGCGCGCAGTTGCAACAGGAGAAAAAGCCAGAAGGAGGCCAGAAGGCAGAAGCGGATAGAGCGGAGCATTTGGATCAGTAGGTGAATTTTTCGCCGGAGAGTGCGGGGACCATGGCGGGATGCTGGCGGCGGTGCGTGGCTTGTTCGTAGGCGTAGCCGAGACGGAAGAGCACGGGCTCGCTCCAGGGACGGCCGAGGATCTCCATCGCGATGGGGCCATTTTCTTTTTTCGTGTAGCCGGTGGGAACGATGAGTGCGGGAAGACCGGTGATGGAGCTCACGGCATTGTCTTTTCCGGCGAGTCCTTTTTCGAGATGTGGCTCGGGCGGCAGCGTCTTGAACGGGTAGACGAGCGCATCGAGTTTGTATTTGTCCATGAGCGCGACGAGTTGGGCGCTGAGCGATTCCTGCATGTCGCGACGGGCGAGGTAGTCGGCGTGGTGGGTCAGCGAGCGAAACTCGGCGTAGCCTTTGCGGATGCTGGGTTTCACGAGGTCACCGAAGGCGACGAGGTCGTCCATGTTTTTGATGACGGCATTGGGGCCGAGGCGGCGGAAGTAGAGGTCGTAGGAGAACTGCGCTTCGTGGAAATTCGTTCTCATGCCGCCGTGGGAATCGAGGAATTTGAAGACGTCGTAACCGAGCGAGAGATCGTCGAGGACGATGGCGCCCGAGGCCTTCATGTCGGTTATCGCGGTTTCGATGAGGGCGGTGCCTTCGACGTGTTTATCGCCCTTGCGGAAAAGATCTCGAAGCACGCCGATGCGCGCGCCTTTGAGGCCATCTTTTTCGAGGAACTGCGTGTAAGAACCCTTTGGCATGCGGCCGGGAGCGGTGATGGTGAGGAGATCCTCGGCGTCAAAACCAGCGACGATGTCGGTGAGGGCGGCGACATCGTAGACGGAGCGGGCCATAGGGCCGCAGCGTTCCTGGGTGAAAGAAGTCATGACCTGACCGGCGCGGGGGATGAGCCCACGGGTAGGAGCGAGGCCG from Nibricoccus aquaticus includes:
- a CDS encoding SulP family inorganic anion transporter, whose amino-acid sequence is MSTQTYKHQWFGNPVRDLVAGTVVALALIPEAIAFSIIAGVDPRVGLYASFCIAVVIAFVGGRSGMISAATGAMSLLMVTLVKEHGLQYLFAATLLTGVIQIIAGFLKLGNLMRFVARSVVIGFVNALAILIFLAQLPEFTGQGWLMYACVAGGLAIIYGLPRLTKAVPSPLVCIVVLTGLSVWLGWGENNLLRTVGDMGALPSTLPVFLFPDIPFTWETLMIILPYSLPLAVVGLLESLMTATIVDDYTDTGSDKNRECTGQGVANIASGLFGGMAGCAMIGQTVINVKSGGRGRLSTFWAGAFLLFLIVMLGDWVARIPMAALVAVMIMVSIGTFSWASLKNIRVYPKSATFVTFATVAIVVGTHNLALGVGAGVLLSALCFAAKIARLLHVTSHLSADGSERIYHVRGQLFFASTTAFVAAFDLREKLQKVTLDVTHAHFWDTTSINALDKIVIKYRQQGVTVELVGLNAASKAIVERLAIYDRTGAADAVSAH
- a CDS encoding amidase family protein, with the translated sequence MLRSIRFCLLASFWLFLLLQLRAAQFDLSTATISDLNAAFDSGALTSEKLVQLSLARIDAYDKKGPALNTIITLKDRAAALAEARALDAERKAKGPRSPLHGIVVLAKDVYDTADMPTSGGFKPMATSQPSRDSFVIARLRASGAIVLAKLNQSDWYGVASSGGSTLGGQVLTPYNLKKFPGGSSSGTGSAIAAWFGTVGLGSDTTGSIVIPTALNNLVGFSTTHGLVSRTGMMWSSPSQENGGPMARSVYDCAAVLDSIAGYDPADLATQASVGKLPEAPYTSFVKKDGLKGARIGVLREMIRSGPLHTDGIALGEKAIEDMKKAGAVIVDPVLTGLVLHQTQVDASAYPYEVASAIDKYLSALPPSAPIRSVKEMIEKAPDLVKPAIVASAKLGAPDRNPQFAAALKHQKVLRDALIGVMDKYELDALVLPFRTYRIEDLAGMPKTNRQESRNQLASVTGLPAIIVPGGFFDDGMPFAMEFLGRPFSEPKLITVASGYEAVSAHRKSPATTPALTGEKITY
- a CDS encoding amidase family protein, translated to MLRSFRFCLLASGLWLLPQLQLRAAQFDLSTATVADINAAFESGALTSEKLTQLYLARIEAYDKAGPKINAVITLNTEALATARALDAERKTKGPRSPLHGVPVVLKDLYDTKDMPTSAGFLPLKNSQPTLDATVVKRLREAGAIILAKVNMDDWFGVPKPGDQSTVLGRTLNPYNAELTPGGSSGGTGASVAAVFAQLGLGSETGVSIRNPTSNNSIVGLAPTRGLIPRAGQVMTSFTQERCGPMARSVYDVAALTDIVAGFDAEDLLTITAPGRMPKGSYTQFLEKDGLKGARIGVLRDLFRKGDKHVEGTALIETAITDMKASGAIVLDDLSLGYDVFKFLDSHGGMRTNFHEAQFSYDLYFRRLGPNAVIKNMDDLVAFGDLVKPSIRKGYAEFRSLTHHADYLARRDMQESLSAQLVALMDKYKLDALVYPFKTLPPEPHLEKGLAGKDNAVSSITGLPALIVPTGYTKKENGPIAMEILGRPWSEPVLFRLGYAYEQATHRRQHPAMVPALSGEKFTY